From a single Loigolactobacillus coryniformis subsp. coryniformis KCTC 3167 = DSM 20001 genomic region:
- a CDS encoding UDP-N-acetylmuramoyl-tripeptide--D-alanyl-D-alanine ligase → MKMQLAEIAQAVAAENDYSRWQDLEITSVHFDSRKLKAGALFVPLVAANDGHDYIGNAQQNGAVAAFWQLGHPGKPTDFPVLEVRDPLKALQQLAKYYLNKVDPRVIAITGSDGKTTTKDMTAAILAPHSNVVKTQGNFNNEIGVPITILNMSTNTETLVIEMGMDRPGQLDFLSRLVAPDVAIITMIGEAHIEFFGTRDKIADAKMEITHGLKEDGVLIYDGDEPLLRERTADLAQRTKTFGQQDNNDLYPTEVTAGSKQIDFKLNQYPDTEFNLPLLGAYNVNNAMAALTVGSLFQIQPQQMQAALANLQLTKNRTQWLTGAQGEQILSDVYNANPTAMMAVLRAFAAVPVKGQRIAVLGDMLELGEQAPALHAGIATAIDPTKIEQVYLLGPIMQALATELARNPAFKGRVHYYPLNKKLTLITDLLATVTVDDAVLLKASNGLHLDEVLRALQNKD, encoded by the coding sequence ATGAAAATGCAACTTGCAGAAATTGCGCAGGCAGTAGCCGCGGAAAATGACTATTCACGTTGGCAAGATTTAGAAATTACCAGCGTTCACTTTGACTCACGCAAATTAAAAGCTGGGGCTCTTTTTGTGCCGTTAGTCGCCGCTAATGATGGCCACGACTATATTGGTAACGCTCAGCAAAACGGAGCCGTTGCTGCTTTTTGGCAATTAGGTCATCCCGGCAAACCAACTGATTTTCCAGTTTTGGAAGTTCGTGACCCGTTGAAAGCCTTGCAACAATTAGCGAAATACTACCTAAATAAAGTAGATCCCCGTGTGATCGCAATCACCGGTAGTGATGGTAAAACGACGACTAAAGACATGACTGCCGCAATTTTGGCGCCACATTCTAATGTGGTTAAAACCCAAGGTAATTTCAATAATGAAATTGGTGTACCGATTACTATTTTAAATATGAGCACTAACACTGAAACTTTGGTGATCGAGATGGGGATGGATCGTCCAGGACAACTGGATTTTCTTAGTCGGTTGGTCGCACCAGATGTTGCAATCATTACGATGATTGGTGAAGCACATATTGAATTTTTCGGCACTCGGGATAAGATCGCCGATGCAAAAATGGAGATCACGCACGGCCTAAAAGAAGATGGTGTGTTGATCTATGATGGTGATGAGCCATTATTACGGGAACGAACAGCCGATTTGGCACAGCGGACGAAGACTTTTGGTCAGCAAGATAATAATGATTTATATCCAACTGAGGTCACTGCTGGTAGTAAGCAGATTGATTTTAAGCTGAATCAATATCCGGATACAGAATTTAATTTACCGTTGTTGGGCGCATACAATGTTAATAACGCCATGGCTGCACTCACAGTTGGGAGTCTGTTCCAAATCCAACCGCAGCAGATGCAAGCAGCACTGGCAAATTTGCAATTGACCAAAAATCGGACGCAATGGCTGACTGGCGCACAAGGTGAACAGATTTTAAGTGATGTTTATAATGCAAATCCGACGGCAATGATGGCCGTGCTACGCGCGTTTGCGGCGGTACCAGTTAAAGGGCAACGAATCGCGGTACTCGGCGACATGTTAGAACTTGGCGAGCAAGCACCCGCATTGCATGCTGGGATAGCAACGGCCATCGACCCAACTAAAATAGAACAAGTTTATCTACTTGGGCCGATCATGCAAGCTTTGGCAACCGAACTAGCTAGAAATCCAGCATTTAAGGGGCGTGTTCATTATTACCCGCTTAATAAAAAATTAACATTGATCACTGATTTATTAGCAACAGTCACTGTCGATGACGCAGTATTGTTGAAAGCCAGTAATGGGCTACATTTGGATGAAGTTTTACGGGCATTACAAAATAAAGATTAG
- a CDS encoding DEAD/DEAH box helicase has translation MKFTDLGLDPELLKAVRRQGFEEATPIQAETIPLALTGVDVIGQAQTGTGKTAAFGLAILQKIDLENPNVQALIISPTRELAVQTQEELYRLGQDKKVKVQAVYGGADIGRQIRSLKDHPQIIVGTPGRLQDHINRRTIRLDHVQVLVLDEADEMLDMGFLEDIEKIVQQVPDTRQTLLFSATIPAAIRKIADRFMHDPKMVQIKAKELTADLLDQYFVQTKEFEKFDVMTRLFDVQQPELTIVFGRTKRRVDELSKGLRARGYNAEGIHGDLSQQKRMSVLRSFKAGRLDILVATDVAARGLDISGVTHVYNYDVPQDPDSYVHRVGRTARAGHKGTSITFVTPNEMGYLRTIEKLTRLKMQPLKAPTAKEALQGQLSSAIESIQELIDNKDLSNYEAQGEKLLDSYTPLQLAAALLKVTSKDDASEVPVKITPERPLPRRSAGGRGGNGRRSGGYRGGHRNDRDRRGGNGGGSRNGGHGRSRDSHEGGGRYDRKKRFDKKDGGKRNYTIHTHA, from the coding sequence TTGAAATTTACAGATTTAGGTTTAGATCCAGAGCTATTAAAAGCAGTACGCCGTCAAGGCTTCGAGGAAGCAACCCCAATTCAGGCGGAAACTATTCCGTTGGCCTTAACTGGCGTCGACGTTATCGGCCAAGCCCAAACTGGTACCGGTAAGACTGCTGCTTTTGGCTTAGCAATTCTACAAAAAATCGATCTTGAAAATCCTAATGTACAAGCATTAATTATTTCACCAACTCGTGAATTAGCTGTACAAACACAAGAAGAACTTTATCGCTTAGGCCAAGACAAAAAAGTCAAGGTTCAAGCTGTTTACGGTGGTGCTGATATTGGCCGCCAAATTCGTTCGCTAAAAGATCATCCACAAATTATCGTTGGTACTCCTGGTCGTTTACAAGATCATATCAACCGGCGGACGATTCGTTTGGACCACGTTCAAGTATTGGTTTTAGACGAAGCTGATGAAATGTTGGATATGGGTTTCTTGGAAGATATTGAAAAGATCGTCCAACAAGTCCCTGATACTCGGCAGACGTTATTATTCTCCGCAACGATTCCGGCAGCAATTCGTAAAATTGCTGATCGTTTCATGCACGATCCCAAAATGGTTCAAATTAAAGCCAAGGAATTAACGGCTGATTTATTGGATCAATACTTTGTTCAAACTAAGGAATTTGAAAAGTTTGACGTCATGACTCGTTTGTTTGATGTTCAACAGCCTGAGTTGACGATCGTTTTCGGTCGGACTAAGCGTCGGGTTGACGAATTATCTAAAGGTCTACGTGCCCGTGGCTATAACGCCGAAGGCATCCACGGTGATCTATCCCAGCAAAAACGGATGAGTGTTCTACGCTCATTTAAGGCTGGCCGTTTAGACATCTTGGTTGCGACTGACGTTGCTGCTCGTGGCTTGGATATTTCTGGGGTAACTCACGTATACAACTACGATGTCCCACAAGATCCTGATAGTTATGTTCATCGTGTTGGTCGTACGGCTCGCGCAGGGCATAAAGGAACTTCAATCACATTCGTAACACCTAATGAAATGGGCTACTTGCGGACGATTGAAAAACTAACGCGCCTGAAGATGCAACCATTGAAGGCACCAACGGCTAAAGAAGCGCTTCAAGGTCAATTGTCTTCAGCAATCGAATCAATTCAAGAATTGATCGATAACAAAGACTTAAGCAACTATGAAGCACAAGGTGAAAAATTGTTAGATAGCTATACGCCATTGCAATTGGCAGCCGCTTTGTTGAAAGTAACCAGCAAAGATGATGCTTCTGAAGTGCCAGTTAAGATCACGCCAGAACGGCCATTACCACGTCGTAGTGCTGGTGGTCGTGGCGGTAACGGTCGTCGTAGTGGCGGTTATCGTGGCGGTCATCGTAATGATCGTGATCGTCGTGGCGGTAACGGTGGTGGCAGTCGTAATGGCGGCCATGGTCGTTCACGCGACAGTCACGAAGGCGGCGGTCGTTATGATCGTAAAAAGCGTTTTGATAAAAAAGATGGCGGCAAGCGTAACTATACTATTCATACGCACGCTTAA
- a CDS encoding D-alanine--D-alanine ligase family protein yields the protein MKIVVLAGGRSPERNVSLSSGAKITTALREKGHAAVLIDLFLGDDLSDVKNVADVFQRDATTTNYAISDEILTDEAIDALRTDGTKGLFGKNVLEICAAADIVFLGLHGEDGENGKVQAAFDLFGIRYTGSGSLASGVTMDKKISKELLLHNHIKTAGYVSVKKGEPTPQIDFGFPVVVKPSNGGSSIGMKIANDQAELEAALPDAYRFDDEVVIEEFIKGREFSMGVVNGVAMPAIEIIVNDGWYDFEHKFQENQTTFQTPPDIPDDVHTEMQAIALKTMTVLGLTNYGRIDFFWNEDGIYVIEGNSLPGMTPLSLLPQEAAAAGISYPDLCEQIVKGKLALYEAK from the coding sequence ATGAAGATTGTTGTACTCGCGGGCGGACGTAGCCCAGAACGTAATGTTTCCCTATCATCCGGCGCTAAGATCACCACCGCGTTGCGCGAAAAAGGTCACGCAGCCGTTTTGATCGATCTATTTTTAGGCGATGACTTAAGCGACGTTAAAAACGTTGCTGATGTGTTCCAACGGGATGCAACGACGACAAACTATGCGATCAGCGACGAAATTTTGACCGACGAAGCCATCGATGCATTACGCACTGATGGCACCAAAGGTTTATTTGGTAAAAACGTCTTAGAAATTTGTGCTGCTGCTGACATTGTTTTCCTCGGCTTGCATGGTGAAGATGGCGAAAACGGTAAAGTGCAGGCTGCCTTTGACCTATTCGGTATTCGTTACACCGGTAGTGGTTCGCTGGCTTCAGGCGTTACCATGGACAAGAAAATCTCCAAAGAATTACTATTGCACAACCACATCAAAACGGCTGGCTACGTGTCAGTCAAAAAAGGTGAACCAACGCCACAAATCGACTTCGGCTTTCCAGTTGTTGTTAAACCTTCCAATGGTGGCTCCAGCATTGGGATGAAAATTGCCAATGACCAAGCCGAATTAGAAGCTGCGCTACCTGATGCTTACCGCTTTGATGACGAAGTAGTGATCGAAGAATTCATCAAAGGCCGCGAATTTTCGATGGGCGTTGTTAATGGTGTTGCGATGCCAGCAATTGAGATCATTGTCAATGATGGTTGGTACGATTTCGAACACAAATTCCAAGAAAACCAAACGACTTTCCAAACGCCACCAGATATTCCAGATGACGTACACACAGAAATGCAGGCTATCGCGCTTAAGACAATGACTGTTTTAGGGCTGACAAACTATGGTCGCATTGACTTCTTCTGGAACGAAGATGGTATCTATGTGATCGAAGGTAACTCACTACCAGGTATGACGCCACTCTCCTTATTACCACAAGAAGCAGCAGCGGCAGGAATCAGTTATCCTGATCTATGTGAACAGATCGTTAAAGGCAAATTAGCCTTATACGAAGCAAAATAA
- the acpS gene encoding holo-ACP synthase, whose product MIYGIGVDITDIARIQAAQAKNAQFKARVLTAAELAIYEQLTPKRQAEYLTGRFSAKESFGKALGTGIGRVSLLDIEILDDELGKPVVTKNPFAGRALVSISHTDTLVMSEVILERGTD is encoded by the coding sequence TTGATTTATGGTATTGGTGTAGATATAACAGATATTGCACGTATTCAAGCAGCTCAAGCTAAGAATGCACAATTTAAAGCGCGGGTATTAACTGCGGCTGAGCTAGCGATTTATGAACAGTTAACGCCAAAGCGCCAAGCAGAATACCTAACTGGGCGCTTTTCTGCCAAAGAATCTTTCGGTAAGGCGTTAGGCACTGGAATCGGCCGCGTTAGTCTACTTGATATTGAAATATTGGATGATGAACTAGGCAAGCCAGTGGTGACTAAAAATCCATTTGCTGGTCGTGCGCTAGTTTCAATTTCGCACACCGATACATTGGTGATGTCGGAAGTTATTTTGGAAAGAGGGACCGACTAA
- the alr gene encoding alanine racemase has translation MVSGLHRPTKLVIDRQAIKANIQQEMQTLPQTTELWAVVKANGYGHGMVEVAATAKSAGATGFCVAILDEALALRQAGFTEPILVLGITSPTYAKVAAAAHISLTVGSQEWLAAALPILQSGALTTKLAVHFAVDSGMGRIGFRDAAGLQAADTFLQQHVEFELEGLFTHFATADEKDTTYFKQQVAKFQQMRQALATEPRYVHVSNSATSLWHAACNGNMVRFGVALYGLNPSGTALSAPYPLQPALTFESELVFVKQMQTGDAVSYGATYHAKQAEWVGTLPVGYADGWQRRLQGFHVLINGQYCEIIGRVCMDQMMVRLPAQLPVGTKATLVGENGGQTISLQDVADYAHTIHYEIACNLTDRVPRTYLPEKS, from the coding sequence ATGGTAAGTGGGTTACATCGACCGACAAAATTAGTGATCGATCGGCAAGCAATTAAAGCAAATATTCAGCAAGAAATGCAAACATTGCCACAAACAACGGAATTGTGGGCAGTCGTTAAAGCAAATGGTTACGGTCACGGAATGGTAGAGGTAGCAGCCACCGCAAAAAGCGCTGGTGCCACTGGTTTTTGTGTGGCTATTTTGGACGAGGCACTAGCGCTACGACAGGCTGGATTTACGGAGCCTATCCTGGTGCTTGGTATTACTAGTCCTACATACGCTAAAGTTGCAGCAGCGGCGCATATTTCGTTAACCGTCGGCTCACAGGAATGGTTAGCAGCTGCTTTACCAATTTTACAAAGTGGGGCCCTAACGACTAAATTGGCTGTTCATTTTGCGGTCGATAGTGGTATGGGACGAATCGGTTTTCGTGATGCGGCTGGATTGCAAGCTGCCGATACTTTTTTACAGCAGCACGTTGAATTTGAATTAGAAGGTTTATTTACGCATTTTGCCACCGCTGATGAAAAGGATACGACTTATTTTAAGCAACAGGTGGCTAAGTTCCAGCAAATGCGTCAAGCCTTGGCAACCGAACCGCGATACGTGCATGTCTCCAATTCCGCAACTAGCTTATGGCATGCTGCTTGCAATGGCAATATGGTGCGTTTTGGCGTCGCTTTATACGGACTGAATCCCTCAGGAACAGCTCTGTCAGCACCATACCCCTTGCAACCGGCACTGACCTTTGAATCTGAGCTAGTTTTTGTTAAGCAAATGCAAACCGGCGATGCAGTTAGCTATGGCGCAACATACCATGCTAAACAAGCTGAGTGGGTCGGCACGCTTCCCGTCGGTTATGCCGATGGTTGGCAGCGTCGCTTACAGGGCTTTCACGTGTTGATCAATGGTCAGTACTGTGAAATCATCGGTCGCGTGTGCATGGATCAGATGATGGTTCGCTTACCAGCGCAGTTGCCAGTGGGGACGAAAGCCACTTTAGTCGGTGAAAATGGTGGCCAGACGATCAGTTTACAGGATGTGGCGGACTACGCCCATACGATCCATTATGAAATTGCTTGCAACCTGACAGACCGGGTGCCACGGACTTATTTACCTGAAAAGTCTTAG
- a CDS encoding type II toxin-antitoxin system PemK/MazF family toxin, with amino-acid sequence MELVVKRGDIFFADLSPVVGSEQGGMRPVLVIQNNIGNHYSPTVIVAAITAKIQKPKMPTHVGIKARQTGIEKDSVILLEQIRTIDKQRLRDKVTHLSDEVMAHVDDALAVSIALKNL; translated from the coding sequence TTGGAGCTAGTTGTTAAGCGCGGTGACATATTTTTCGCTGATCTTTCACCAGTGGTGGGATCAGAACAGGGGGGCATGCGCCCTGTATTGGTGATTCAAAATAATATTGGTAATCATTACAGCCCAACTGTGATCGTTGCGGCAATCACCGCAAAAATTCAGAAGCCGAAAATGCCGACGCACGTTGGGATCAAGGCGCGACAGACAGGGATCGAGAAAGATTCCGTGATTTTATTAGAGCAGATTCGAACAATTGATAAACAGCGCTTACGCGATAAAGTGACTCACTTAAGTGATGAAGTGATGGCACACGTTGATGACGCGCTGGCAGTCAGTATTGCGCTAAAAAATCTATAA
- a CDS encoding DUF2798 domain-containing protein, with protein sequence MPRNLKEEIVFTAIMAGLMVFVMVCYNVVLVQGFTEGFLLNSIKEYPGGLLVAIILDLLIVGPIAKGLAFKYIINDYMKKNVVLIGITISVMMVLGMVSCMSLFGMIMAHNLGGNVLATYGHTWIFNLIMALPLQLIVVGPIARGVLGKMQAAADKASAPQEKTDKEID encoded by the coding sequence ATGCCACGTAATTTGAAAGAAGAAATTGTTTTTACAGCTATTATGGCTGGCTTGATGGTGTTCGTTATGGTTTGCTATAACGTTGTATTAGTTCAAGGATTTACTGAAGGGTTCTTATTGAACTCGATCAAGGAATATCCTGGTGGTTTGCTTGTTGCGATTATTTTAGATCTATTAATCGTTGGCCCCATTGCCAAGGGATTAGCCTTTAAATATATCATTAACGATTACATGAAGAAAAATGTAGTTCTGATTGGGATCACGATCTCAGTTATGATGGTTCTAGGTATGGTTTCATGCATGTCATTATTCGGGATGATCATGGCACATAACTTAGGTGGCAATGTATTAGCCACTTACGGTCATACTTGGATCTTCAACTTAATTATGGCTTTGCCATTACAATTGATTGTCGTTGGCCCAATTGCTCGCGGTGTTTTAGGTAAAATGCAAGCTGCTGCTGACAAAGCCAGCGCACCACAAGAAAAAACTGATAAAGAAATTGACTAA
- a CDS encoding helix-turn-helix domain-containing protein, producing MPRSKHTVLEKLAILKELTQSKTGLRPVANRHGIDHKTLERWRDRYSRDGINGLKEAKKNKHYSKELKLKVVHAYLIGEGTFDELANKFGLRGSQQVVDWVNKYNGDKPLTASPSRKQVPTMSRKTTLEERIEIVEYVTKLKHSYTEAAEHFQVSYQQARSWVIKAEHGGYEALVDNRGHHKEQAELTELDKANLEIRQLKAQLADKELVEAFAKKLLELQRRG from the coding sequence ATGCCCAGATCTAAACATACGGTACTCGAAAAATTAGCAATCTTAAAGGAACTTACCCAATCAAAAACTGGACTACGGCCGGTGGCCAATCGTCATGGCATTGATCACAAGACGCTAGAACGTTGGCGAGATCGATACTCCCGTGATGGAATTAATGGTCTAAAGGAGGCTAAGAAAAACAAACACTATTCGAAAGAACTCAAACTTAAAGTAGTCCACGCATATCTTATAGGTGAAGGCACCTTTGATGAACTTGCAAATAAGTTTGGACTTCGTGGATCGCAGCAAGTCGTAGACTGGGTGAACAAGTATAATGGGGATAAACCTTTGACGGCGTCGCCGTCCAGAAAGCAGGTTCCCACTATGAGTCGTAAAACAACCTTGGAAGAACGCATTGAAATTGTCGAGTATGTCACCAAGCTGAAGCATTCATACACAGAGGCCGCTGAACACTTCCAAGTCTCTTATCAACAAGCACGTTCATGGGTGATCAAGGCCGAACACGGCGGCTATGAGGCACTCGTGGACAACCGTGGCCATCACAAAGAACAAGCTGAACTGACTGAACTCGATAAAGCCAATCTTGAAATCAGGCAGCTCAAAGCACAGCTCGCAGACAAAGAGCTTGTGGAGGCATTCGCAAAAAAATTGCTGGAACTCCAGCGCAGGGGGTGA
- a CDS encoding IS3 family transposase: MSKQHRLSYFAINEVSQGKRGAVSTLLAVVGVSRQAYYKGLNREETAWETRNRQLKERTQYWFDFHHQGIGAGNLLVNLQHDELIDFPVTFKMVRRVMRELGLTCQIRVKKHSRHKENEQHIQDNVLNQNFDVDSPNQVWLSDSTELTYGVNNKYKVRLSGVLDLYGRRLLSYNLSATETSAAEIEVFQRAFEASGDVHPLVHTDRGSAYTSGAFNNFLGRYNVTRSMSRPGTPYDNAPMERWWNEFKLRWMARHPLAKTCEELVRLVEEGIEYFNHHNRSAQRNGLTPDEYWSEAA; this comes from the coding sequence GTGAGTAAACAACATCGACTGTCTTACTTCGCAATTAATGAGGTCAGTCAAGGCAAGCGCGGTGCAGTATCTACGCTGTTGGCCGTTGTCGGTGTAAGCCGGCAGGCTTACTACAAAGGGTTAAATCGAGAAGAAACTGCTTGGGAAACCCGTAATCGTCAGCTCAAGGAACGGACACAATACTGGTTTGATTTTCATCATCAAGGTATCGGTGCTGGGAATCTTTTAGTGAATCTTCAACATGATGAACTAATTGACTTCCCCGTTACTTTCAAGATGGTACGTCGTGTGATGCGGGAGCTTGGCTTGACATGTCAAATTCGGGTCAAGAAGCACAGTCGACATAAGGAGAACGAACAGCACATTCAAGACAATGTGCTCAATCAGAACTTCGACGTCGACAGTCCTAATCAGGTCTGGTTATCCGATTCGACGGAACTGACTTACGGCGTAAATAATAAGTATAAGGTGCGCTTGAGTGGCGTCCTTGATCTCTACGGCCGACGTTTGTTGTCCTACAATTTGAGCGCTACTGAAACATCAGCAGCAGAAATCGAGGTTTTCCAACGAGCCTTTGAGGCTTCTGGTGACGTCCACCCATTGGTTCACACTGATCGAGGATCAGCCTACACCTCTGGTGCCTTCAACAACTTTCTTGGTCGTTACAACGTCACACGTAGCATGTCTCGACCAGGAACACCATACGACAATGCACCAATGGAGCGCTGGTGGAACGAATTCAAGTTACGGTGGATGGCTCGCCATCCACTAGCAAAGACTTGCGAAGAGCTTGTGAGACTGGTTGAGGAAGGAATCGAATATTTCAATCACCACAATCGCTCAGCACAAAGAAACGGCCTCACCCCAGATGAATACTGGAGTGAAGCCGCTTAG
- the cbpA gene encoding cyclic di-AMP binding protein CbpA — MLLKSMVQTKEQITSIKETATLAEALTILEDTGYRCVPILDESGQIFRGNIYKMHIYRHKSRGGAMDLPVTHLLKNATKYIPVDAPFFKVFFTIKDLPYVAVLDQQNYFYGILTHNHLMTMLSQSWNVNVGSYVLTVVSTGERGDLTDMSRIISRYVSIANCITLDSEPGELIRRTLFTLPSGTSEETLHKIIDHLQRKEFTVPEVEDLRVE, encoded by the coding sequence ATGTTATTAAAATCAATGGTGCAAACTAAAGAACAAATCACCAGCATCAAGGAAACAGCAACTTTGGCTGAAGCATTGACCATCCTTGAGGACACTGGTTATCGCTGCGTCCCGATCCTCGATGAATCTGGTCAGATTTTTCGCGGCAATATTTACAAAATGCATATTTACCGCCATAAATCCCGCGGCGGTGCCATGGATCTGCCAGTGACGCATTTACTTAAAAATGCTACTAAATATATTCCAGTTGACGCACCCTTTTTCAAAGTCTTCTTTACAATCAAAGATTTACCTTACGTGGCAGTTTTGGATCAGCAAAACTACTTTTACGGTATTTTAACGCATAATCATTTGATGACCATGTTATCGCAATCTTGGAACGTTAATGTTGGTAGTTATGTGCTAACCGTTGTTTCCACCGGCGAACGCGGCGATCTAACCGATATGTCACGAATTATTTCGCGCTATGTGTCCATCGCCAACTGCATCACGCTTGATTCAGAACCTGGTGAATTGATTCGCCGGACTTTATTCACGCTTCCTTCAGGCACTTCTGAAGAAACCCTGCATAAGATCATTGATCATTTACAGCGCAAAGAATTCACGGTTCCCGAAGTCGAAGATCTACGCGTCGAATAA
- a CDS encoding O-methyltransferase, producing the protein MHNEMMHRPVVKPAVLDFLRQGTTQLTGALGELEQQAHEKGVPVIPHETVTFMQTLFNLKKPQTVLEVGTAIGFSASLFATCMGATGRVTSIDRYPLMLEHAKENIAHLGLEGQIKLLAGDAADILPTLTPSYDLIFMDSAKAKYLDFLDDCLRLLAADGVLLIDDVLQGGTVFADAATVPHRNKAIYRKLNQLLTRVFNDSTLVATLLPLGDGVLMITKK; encoded by the coding sequence ATGCACAATGAAATGATGCATCGTCCGGTGGTCAAACCTGCAGTGCTAGATTTTTTACGTCAAGGTACGACACAGTTAACGGGAGCACTCGGTGAATTAGAACAACAAGCCCATGAAAAAGGGGTTCCGGTGATTCCTCACGAAACGGTCACGTTTATGCAGACCTTGTTTAATCTGAAGAAGCCACAAACAGTTTTAGAGGTCGGTACAGCGATCGGCTTCTCGGCCAGTTTGTTTGCCACTTGTATGGGTGCTACAGGGCGTGTGACCTCGATTGATCGCTACCCGCTAATGCTGGAACATGCTAAAGAAAACATCGCGCATTTAGGCTTAGAAGGGCAGATTAAGTTACTGGCTGGTGATGCGGCGGATATTTTACCGACATTGACCCCCAGTTACGATTTGATTTTTATGGACAGCGCCAAAGCTAAATACCTTGATTTTCTAGATGATTGTTTACGGTTATTAGCGGCCGATGGGGTGCTGTTGATTGATGATGTCTTGCAAGGGGGAACCGTTTTTGCTGATGCAGCGACGGTCCCACACCGCAATAAAGCTATTTACCGCAAACTAAATCAATTGCTGACCCGTGTTTTCAATGATTCAACGTTAGTGGCGACCTTGTTACCATTAGGTGACGGTGTCTTGATGATCACCAAAAAATAA
- a CDS encoding L,D-transpeptidase family protein: protein MKKRSRMVITISVILIAVFGLYIFQSQRYRDTYLPRTNVAGVDVGGKTEAQANQLLQKHFEQQKFTLVDGTKKLVSFTGKTAGVKPEFTQKLASLKQQQNPWSWPWHLVKGTSMAQASQSLTVDQTTFNQFVDKTITQLNQGRTASKNATIVKKNGSFTISSAVSGNRLSAKQLKTTIRQGLASSNGQIAVKTAYAKPTVNADSSSLKQAVTKLEKLHNEKITYAINGDKVTVPKATIYSWLTYTNGKVSLDAAQVKAYIVSLNKQYATINKDRQFKSTKRGTVTVPAGTYGWSINTASEVTALSAKVLAGKDFTRTPIVQGSGYSTDKNDIGNTYIEVDKTNQHMWYYKDGQLVLDTDVVTGKPGQDTPSGVDFIWNKQTNATLKGTNDDGSAYASPVSYWMPVDYTGVGIHDASWQPKFGGDWYKEHGSHGCVNTPPTTMAKLYSLVDTGTPVVIF, encoded by the coding sequence ATGAAAAAACGCAGTCGAATGGTGATTACTATCAGCGTGATACTCATTGCGGTTTTCGGACTTTATATTTTTCAAAGTCAGCGTTACCGTGACACCTATCTACCACGCACCAATGTTGCCGGCGTAGATGTAGGCGGTAAAACTGAAGCCCAGGCCAATCAGTTATTACAGAAGCATTTCGAACAGCAAAAATTCACCTTAGTTGATGGCACTAAGAAACTAGTGAGCTTCACGGGGAAAACAGCTGGTGTTAAGCCAGAGTTCACTCAAAAGTTGGCTAGTTTAAAGCAACAACAAAATCCTTGGTCATGGCCATGGCATTTAGTAAAGGGTACAAGTATGGCACAAGCCAGCCAAAGCCTGACAGTTGATCAAACAACATTCAATCAGTTTGTTGATAAAACGATCACACAGCTCAACCAAGGACGCACCGCTAGTAAAAACGCCACAATCGTTAAAAAGAATGGCAGTTTTACCATCAGCAGTGCAGTCAGCGGTAATCGACTTTCCGCTAAACAGCTGAAAACAACGATTCGCCAAGGGCTAGCGTCAAGTAATGGTCAGATTGCGGTTAAGACAGCTTACGCTAAGCCTACGGTGAACGCTGATAGTAGCAGTCTCAAGCAAGCAGTCACCAAGCTAGAAAAATTGCATAACGAAAAGATCACTTATGCGATCAACGGCGATAAAGTGACTGTACCAAAGGCAACAATTTATAGTTGGCTAACTTACACAAACGGTAAAGTCAGTCTAGATGCAGCGCAAGTTAAGGCTTATATTGTTAGCCTCAACAAACAGTATGCAACAATTAATAAAGATCGCCAGTTCAAGAGTACTAAGCGTGGTACGGTTACAGTGCCAGCCGGAACTTACGGTTGGAGCATCAACACTGCCAGTGAAGTGACCGCACTTAGCGCTAAAGTGTTAGCAGGTAAAGACTTTACCCGGACACCAATTGTGCAAGGCTCTGGTTATAGCACGGACAAAAACGATATCGGTAATACTTACATTGAAGTTGATAAAACTAATCAGCATATGTGGTATTACAAAGATGGTCAGTTAGTACTTGATACCGATGTAGTGACTGGTAAACCTGGTCAGGATACGCCATCTGGTGTTGACTTTATCTGGAACAAACAAACCAATGCTACTTTGAAAGGTACTAACGATGACGGTTCTGCTTATGCCTCACCTGTCAGCTATTGGATGCCTGTCGATTATACTGGCGTTGGGATTCACGATGCCTCATGGCAACCTAAATTTGGCGGCGATTGGTATAAAGAACATGGCTCACATGGTTGTGTTAATACTCCACCAACCACAATGGCTAAGTTATATTCACTCGTTGATACCGGCACGCCAGTTGTTATCTTCTAA